A genomic window from Candidatus Methylomirabilota bacterium includes:
- a CDS encoding PIG-L deacetylase family protein, translated as MPERIKRVMVVTAHPDDSEFGAGGTVAKLTREGKTVIYCILTNGNKGSSDRSMTPERLVGIREEEQRNAARVLGVDTVDFLGFPDCELENTRESRMAVTAAIRRHKPDLIICQNPNRTKNLGGSHRDHRVAAGIALDCVYPLARDHMAFPELMAQGLEPHRVKEVHMMWWDDPEIVVDTSDTIDLKIKALQCHVSQLPDMAGMEKRVRERGAVLGKPKGYAYAETFDRILIER; from the coding sequence ATGCCCGAGCGGATCAAGCGTGTGATGGTCGTGACCGCGCACCCGGACGATTCGGAGTTCGGCGCGGGCGGCACCGTGGCGAAGCTCACGAGGGAAGGCAAGACCGTCATCTACTGCATTCTCACGAACGGCAACAAGGGCTCGAGCGACCGCAGCATGACACCCGAACGGCTGGTCGGGATCCGCGAGGAGGAGCAGCGGAACGCCGCGCGCGTTCTTGGAGTAGACACGGTGGACTTCCTCGGTTTCCCGGATTGCGAGCTCGAGAACACCCGCGAGTCCCGGATGGCCGTCACGGCCGCCATCAGACGCCACAAGCCGGACCTCATCATCTGTCAGAATCCGAACCGGACGAAGAATCTCGGCGGCTCCCACCGCGACCACCGGGTGGCCGCCGGCATCGCGCTCGACTGCGTCTACCCCCTGGCGCGGGACCACATGGCGTTCCCCGAGCTGATGGCGCAGGGGCTCGAGCCGCACAGGGTCAAGGAGGTGCACATGATGTGGTGGGACGACCCCGAGATCGTCGTCGACACCTCCGACACGATCGACCTCAAGATCAAGGCGCTCCAGTGCCACGTGAGCCAGCTTCCGGACATGGCGGGGATGGAAAAGCGCGTCCGAGAGCGCGGCGCCGTGCTGGGAAAACCGAAGGGCTACGCCTACGCCGAGACCTTCGACCGCATCCTGATCGAGCGTTAG
- the uvrA gene encoding excinuclease ABC subunit UvrA, producing the protein MANDRIVIRGAREHNLKSIDLEIPRDQLVVLTGLSGSGKSSLAFDTIYAEGQRRYVESLSAYARQFLEQMEKPDVDSIEGLSPAISIEQKTTSKNPRSTVGTVTEIYDYLRVLFARIGVPHCPSCGVVISAQTVQQMVDRVMALPQGSRLIVLAPVVRGRKGEYRKLFFDLRRQGYVRVRVNGQFHELSEEIELAKTKKHTIEVVVDRLVIRDTLGSRLNDSLETALRLAEGVVQVEVADGPSHIFSERLACAACGISFPEVSPRMFSFNSPYGACVECGGIGSRYEIDPALVAPNPARSLKDGALAPWAGAGASTFKQTLNVLARRYKFDLATPWGKLTKKTRDIILHGEAGDGFEGAVKILERRYKETLSPEVRQDLERFMALRDCPACRGSRLRPETLAVKIAGRSIADVVRFSIKSARQFFDTLTLSERDAQIARRVLKEIRERLGFLAHVGLDYLTLDRGAATLSGGEGQRIRLATQIGSSLVGVLYILDEPSIGLHQRDNSRLLDTLKRLRDLGNTVLVVEHDEETIRAADFVVDLGPGAGELGGYLVAVGTPEEIAAHPASLTGRFLSGVEEIAIPKKRRAPNGKHVIIHNPREHNLKGMAVKIPLGTFTAVTGVSGSGKSTLVNDILYRALAQMLHRAQERPGEHDRIEGAQHLDKVIDIDQSPIGRTPRSNPATYTGVFTLIRTLFARTSDARMRGYQPGRFSFNVKGGRCEACQGDGLVKIEMHFLPDVYVTCEVCKAKRYNRETLEVRYKGKNIAEVLDMTVAEALGFFDPVPAIKQKLKTLHDVGLDYIRLGQSATTLSGGEAQRVKLATELSRRATGRTLYILDEPTTGLHFADIRRLLEVLNQLVDQGNTVVIIEHNVDVIKTADWIIDLGPEGGNDGGRLVASGTPEDLARQAAKSYTGQVLKKKLK; encoded by the coding sequence ATGGCCAACGACCGGATCGTCATCCGCGGGGCGCGCGAGCACAACCTCAAGTCTATAGACCTCGAGATCCCCCGCGACCAGCTGGTGGTCCTGACGGGGCTCTCCGGCTCCGGCAAGTCCTCGCTGGCCTTCGACACCATCTACGCCGAGGGCCAGCGGCGCTACGTCGAGTCGCTCTCCGCCTACGCGCGGCAGTTCCTCGAGCAGATGGAAAAGCCCGACGTCGACTCGATCGAGGGGCTGTCGCCCGCGATCTCGATCGAGCAAAAGACGACCTCGAAGAACCCGCGCTCGACCGTCGGCACGGTCACCGAGATCTACGACTACCTCCGCGTGCTCTTCGCGCGGATCGGCGTGCCGCACTGCCCGTCGTGCGGCGTCGTGATCTCCGCGCAGACGGTCCAGCAGATGGTCGACCGCGTCATGGCGCTGCCCCAGGGCAGCCGCCTCATCGTGCTGGCGCCGGTCGTCAGGGGGCGCAAGGGCGAGTATCGCAAGCTCTTCTTCGACCTGCGCCGCCAGGGGTATGTCCGGGTCCGCGTCAACGGCCAGTTCCACGAGCTGAGCGAGGAGATCGAGCTCGCCAAGACCAAGAAGCACACGATCGAGGTGGTCGTGGACCGCCTGGTGATCCGGGACACGCTCGGCTCGCGGCTCAACGACTCGCTCGAGACCGCGCTCCGCCTGGCCGAGGGCGTGGTCCAGGTCGAGGTGGCGGACGGCCCGTCCCACATCTTCTCGGAGCGGCTGGCCTGCGCCGCGTGCGGCATCTCTTTCCCGGAGGTGTCGCCGCGCATGTTCTCGTTCAACAGCCCCTACGGCGCCTGCGTCGAGTGCGGCGGGATCGGCTCGCGGTACGAGATCGACCCGGCCCTCGTGGCGCCGAACCCCGCCCGGTCACTGAAGGACGGGGCGCTCGCCCCCTGGGCCGGCGCGGGAGCCTCGACCTTCAAGCAGACGCTCAACGTGCTCGCCCGCCGCTACAAGTTCGATCTCGCGACGCCATGGGGGAAGCTCACGAAAAAGACGCGGGACATCATCCTCCACGGCGAGGCCGGCGACGGCTTCGAGGGGGCCGTGAAGATTCTCGAGCGCCGATACAAGGAGACGCTGTCCCCCGAGGTGAGACAGGATCTCGAGCGCTTCATGGCGCTCAGGGACTGCCCCGCCTGCCGGGGCTCGCGCCTCCGGCCCGAGACGCTCGCCGTCAAGATCGCGGGGCGCTCCATCGCGGACGTCGTCCGGTTCTCCATCAAGTCCGCGCGCCAGTTCTTCGACACGCTGACGCTCTCCGAGCGGGACGCCCAGATCGCGCGCCGCGTGCTCAAGGAGATCCGCGAGAGGCTGGGCTTCCTGGCCCACGTCGGGCTCGACTACCTGACGCTCGACCGCGGCGCCGCCACGCTGTCCGGCGGCGAGGGGCAGCGGATCCGCCTCGCGACCCAGATCGGCTCGAGCCTGGTCGGCGTGCTCTACATCCTCGACGAGCCCAGCATCGGGCTCCACCAGCGGGACAACAGCCGGCTCCTCGACACGCTCAAGCGGCTGCGGGACCTCGGCAACACCGTGCTCGTGGTGGAGCACGACGAGGAGACGATCCGCGCGGCCGATTTCGTCGTGGACCTGGGGCCGGGGGCGGGAGAGCTGGGCGGCTACTTGGTCGCCGTCGGCACGCCCGAGGAGATCGCCGCGCACCCCGCCTCGCTCACGGGCAGGTTCCTCTCCGGCGTCGAGGAGATCGCCATCCCGAAGAAGCGCCGCGCGCCCAACGGCAAGCACGTCATTATCCACAACCCGCGCGAGCACAACCTGAAGGGCATGGCGGTCAAGATTCCGCTCGGCACCTTCACGGCCGTGACCGGGGTCTCGGGCTCGGGCAAGTCCACGCTCGTCAACGACATCCTGTACCGGGCGCTCGCGCAGATGCTCCACCGCGCCCAGGAGCGACCGGGCGAGCACGACAGGATCGAGGGCGCCCAGCACCTCGACAAGGTCATCGACATCGACCAGTCGCCCATCGGGCGGACGCCGCGCTCCAACCCGGCGACCTACACGGGCGTCTTCACCCTGATCCGGACGCTGTTCGCGCGGACGTCGGATGCGCGGATGCGCGGCTATCAGCCCGGGCGCTTCTCCTTCAACGTCAAGGGCGGCCGCTGCGAGGCCTGCCAGGGCGACGGCCTGGTCAAGATCGAGATGCACTTCCTGCCCGACGTCTACGTCACCTGCGAGGTCTGCAAGGCCAAGCGCTACAACCGCGAGACGCTCGAGGTGCGCTACAAGGGCAAGAACATCGCCGAGGTCCTCGACATGACGGTGGCCGAGGCGCTCGGGTTCTTCGACCCGGTGCCGGCGATCAAGCAGAAGCTCAAGACGCTCCACGACGTCGGGCTCGACTACATCCGCCTCGGCCAGTCGGCAACCACGCTGTCGGGCGGGGAGGCCCAGCGCGTCAAGCTCGCCACGGAGCTCTCGCGCCGGGCCACGGGGCGGACCCTCTACATCCTCGACGAGCCCACGACGGGCCTGCACTTCGCTGACATCCGGCGGCTGCTCGAGGTGCTGAACCAGCTCGTAGACCAGGGGAACACGGTGGTGATCATCGAGCACAACGTGGACGTCATCAAGACCGCCGACTGGATCATCGATCTCGGGCCCGAGGGGGGCAACGACGGCGGCCGCCTGGTCGCCTCCGGCACTCCGGAAGACCTCGCCCGGCAGGCGGCCAAGTCCTACACGGGGCAGGTCCTCAAGAAGAAGCTCAAGTGA